One stretch of Pigmentiphaga aceris DNA includes these proteins:
- a CDS encoding pentapeptide repeat-containing protein, protein MSTIINARDKILQAATVRTEPVTLPPTVVVPPGQIGAGSLPEAVKGAGGNTLVHQGNFQAQTVIANQIDSRGLTIRDEAGTIVFSAGQRLSAARVQGLGDLALQSSIDLATQVSGRLDASTKVTNLGSLAFASTVAANQIVSGSFIGKTFSGGHFSGTSFEGGTFTGTTFNGGTFNGVRLTGDVVNATNIAASGYIEAARLIARTSVDAWDLACNGTFSLNTRPAGAFGKDIVLRGDNLRGSINIDGVDKSFTMTISY, encoded by the coding sequence ATGAGCACGATTATCAATGCTCGCGACAAGATTCTGCAGGCGGCAACCGTGCGTACCGAGCCGGTCACGTTGCCACCCACCGTCGTTGTGCCACCAGGTCAGATCGGTGCCGGTTCGCTGCCTGAAGCAGTCAAGGGGGCGGGCGGCAACACGCTCGTCCATCAAGGGAACTTTCAGGCCCAGACCGTCATTGCTAATCAGATCGACAGCCGCGGCCTGACGATCAGAGACGAGGCGGGGACCATTGTATTTTCGGCCGGTCAGAGGCTTTCAGCAGCGCGTGTTCAGGGCCTAGGAGACCTCGCGTTGCAGAGTTCTATCGACTTGGCGACACAGGTTTCCGGGCGCCTGGACGCTTCTACGAAGGTCACCAACCTTGGCAGCCTCGCTTTTGCAAGCACGGTCGCCGCGAATCAGATTGTTAGCGGCTCTTTTATCGGTAAGACGTTTTCAGGTGGGCACTTCAGCGGCACTTCTTTCGAAGGCGGCACTTTCACTGGGACGACTTTTAATGGCGGGACCTTCAACGGAGTCCGCTTAACTGGCGATGTTGTGAATGCCACCAATATTGCCGCGTCTGGCTATATCGAAGCCGCCCGCCTGATTGCTCGGACTTCTGTCGACGCTTGGGATCTCGCCTGCAACGGCACTTTCTCGCTTAACACTCGACCCGCTGGCGCGTTTGGGAAAGATATTGTCCTTCGGGGGGATAACCTTCGTGGCTCGATCAATATCGACGGTGTCGACAAATCTTTCACCATGACTATTAGCTATTAA